A genomic stretch from Rhineura floridana isolate rRhiFlo1 chromosome 18, rRhiFlo1.hap2, whole genome shotgun sequence includes:
- the LOC133372781 gene encoding espin-like protein, with protein sequence MTEEDILCLEKQIENLQVMHKVQKVESELEQLEQELQQLLPVSAALTKEHFTVNPKRMQGQADDLPAWCSKISTLLKSMALLLATLGGKAISLADMVTPQGLEQAGGATEAAPPVKEGPANIVRSQSFSCTREEVEKEMVQWGVSVKNLKANYELHTQSQLPNTAPSRVYKRKRSLPVGTVQFTLGREPILEEDYITGIELFGGLGEEDISAMGLEPPIQPSHAPVLYGEAGVLFPRQANAPYVLGEPFGEALFSPDHMTRSLPVQTELSCVQDYIDMRKERIVFLFLEHWKKWTFTASVKQANPKRKLAASEAPGADMAEAHQLCSSSGPEGSGSISMGKKPSEDDRLLYFMKQRQVVGKLIAHWRSIISQVPSRQIRRLSRTNMLYWPEHFLPHISGTPVKYNCLTLDLFMLGYFQLLEMNMSREERKFRHLLCYEMFDRLGSHSWELIRQFHKVVLEEIEAGKRDWLDGFEDLKQEFFGDSLQPDQVVGADAEVPAESHCPPPALSHQEPSQTLVRNNRELSLSADELAPAFAPKSRKNSIQLVSEFGEFSNEDICCYIDRSFSFWKEKEAEMFDI encoded by the coding sequence ATGACAGAGGAGGACATCCTTTGCCTGGAGAAGCAGATCGAGAACCTCCAAGTGATGCACAAGGTCCAGAAAGTGGAATCTGAGCTGGAGCAGCTGGAACAGGAGCTGCAGCAACTGCTGCCCGTCTCCGCAGCCTTGACCAAGGAGCACTTCACCGTCAACCCCAAGCGCATGCAGGGCCAAGCGGACGACCTGCCGGCTTGGTGCAGCAAGATCTCCACTCTCCTGAAAAGCATGGCCCTCCTCTTGGCCACACTGGGTGGCAAGGCCATTAGTCTGGCCGACATGGTGACCCCCCAAGGGCTGGAGCAGGCGGGCGGTGCCACAGAGGCCGCACCACCTGTCAAAGAAGGCCCGGCTAACATTGTTCGGTCCCAGTCCTTCAGCTGCaccagggaggaggtggagaaggaGATGGTGCAGTGGGGGGTGTCAGTGAAGAACCTCAAGGCCAACTACGAGCTCCACACGCAGTCGCAGCTGCCCAACACTGCGCCCAGCCGGGTGTACAAAAGGAAGCGGTCTCTGCCAGTCGGCACTGTCCAATTCACTCTTGGCCGAGAGCCGATCCTAGAAGAAGACTACATCACTGGCATTGAGCTGTTCGGCGGGCTAGGGGAAGAAGACATCTCTGCCATGGGCTTGGAGCCACCCATCCAGCCCTCTCATGCCCCTGTGCTCTATGGGGAAGCAGGGGTCCTGTTCCCCAGGCAGGCCAATGCTCCATATGTGCTAGGGGAGCCCTTTGGGGAGGCTTTGTTCAGCCCTGACCACATGACCAGGAGCCTCCCGGTGCAGACGGAACTGAGCTGCGTGCAAGACTACATTGACATGCGGAAGGAAAGGATTGTCTTCCTCTTCCTGGAGCACTGGAAGAAGTGGACTTTCACAGCTTCGGTGAAGCAAGCCAACCCAAAGAGGAAGCTGGCCGCCTCTGAGGCCCCAGGTGCTGACATGGCTGAAGCACACCAGCTGTGCAGCAGCAGCGGCCCAGAAGGTTCTGGGTCGATCTCCATGGGGAAGAAGCCCAGTGAGGATGACCGGCTCCTGTATTTCATGAAGCAACGGCAAGTGGTAGGGAAGCTGATAGCCCACTGGAGAAGCATCATTAGCCAAGTGCCCAGCAGGCAGATCCGTCGCCTGAGCCGCACCAACATGCTCTACTGGCCGGAGCATTTCCTGCCTCACATCAGCGGCACGCCAGTGAAGTACAACTGCCTCACCCTGGACCTCTTCATGCTGGGCTACTTCCAGCTCCTGGAGATGAACATGAGCCGCGAGGAGCGCAAGTTCCGCCACCTGCTCTGCTATGAGATGTTTGACCGGCTGGGCAGCCACAGCTGGGAGCTCATCCGCCAGTTCCACAAGGTGGTCCTGGAGGAAATTGAGGCCGGCAAGCGGGACTGGCTGGATGGCTTTGAGGACCTCAAGCAGGAGTTCTTTGGCGACAGCCTGCAGCCTGACCAGGTGGTTGGGGCAGATGCAGAGGTGCCAGCGGAGTCGCACTGCCCTCCCCCCGCCCTCTCCCATCAGGAACCTTCCCAGACGTTGGTCAGAAACAACCGAGAACTCAGTTTGTCTGCAGATGAACTGGCCCCAGCCTTTGCCCCAAAGAGCAGGAAGAACTCCATCCAGCTTGTTTCGGAGTTTGGGGAGTTCAGCAACGAAGACATTTGCTGCTATATAGACCGCagcttttccttctggaaagagaAGGAGGCAGAGATGTTTGATATCTGA